In the Salarias fasciatus chromosome 13, fSalaFa1.1, whole genome shotgun sequence genome, one interval contains:
- the psap gene encoding prosaposin isoform X2 encodes MLLLTLLFVSSAVATPLLGTEQCAHGPPYWCQNVKTASLCGAVPHCQQNVWNQPQMKTVPCDLCKEVLTVVAQILKDNATESEVLGYLEKACQLIPDQGLTAECKELVDDYYPILMGILTGELEDPAVVCGAMGLCKSQQSALGEVLTHEQLVSNDIPQVDLSQHVAPFLLNVPGLLYPQESSKQEAPKNEAPKEEGGEVCQDCIKLLTDAQAAAKENSSFVNAMIQKIESQCDQLGPGMSDLCKQYISQYAPLVVQQFLSMDPKDICSLAGFCDSVQKAFPMLKLQPALAVSAPKVLPAAKLVPATKVASASDKLPKGLVRVRESPGCAICEFVMKQLESMLEDQTTEEEVIQAVEKVCTFLPSTLTTQCKDLIETYGQAIIELLVQQADPKTVCTVLALCNGASRAFVVPLDKPRFKEGGYCDVCKMAVNYIDGILEQNATEEQIEEAVRKVCTFLPDAYRKECDQLVEQYEPVLVQLLLQMLDPDFVCTKLGACPEAVRRLLGTEQCVWGPAFWCKNMETATRCNAVSHCKRHVWV; translated from the exons ATGCTGCTGCTAACTCTGCTCTTCGTGTCCTCAG CTGTAGCGACACCTCTGTTGGGCACTGAGCAGTGTGCTCATGGTCCCCCCTACTGGTGCCAGAATGTAAAGACGGCCTCCCTGTGTGGAGCTGTGCCCCACTGCCAGCAGAATGTGTGGAACCAGCCTCAGATG AAAACAGTGCCGTGTGACCTGTGTAAGGAGGTGCTGACAGTGGTGGCGCAAATACTTAAGGACAATGCTACAGAG TCTGAGGTTCTTGGCTACCTGGAGAAGGCCTGTCAGCTCATCCCTGACCAGGGTTTGACTGCAGAATGCAAAGAGCTGGTGGATGACTACTACCCCATCCTCATGGGAATCCTCACAGGGGAACTG GAGGATCCCGCCGTGGTGTGCGGAGCTATGGGGCTCTGCAAGTCCCAGCAGTCGGCTCTGGGTGAGGTTCTGACCCACGAGCAGCTCGTGTCCAACGACATACCTCAGGTCGACCTTTCCCAGCACGTGGCTCCCTTCCTGCTCAACGTCCCGGGACTCCTCTACCCCCAGGAGAGCTCCAAGCAGGAGGCCCCGAAAAACGAAGCTCCGAAGGAG GAGGGCGGTGAAGTGTGTCAGGACTGCATCAAGCTCCTGACCGACGCCCAGGCAGCAGCCAAAGAGAACTCCTCCTTCGTCAACGCCATGATCCAGAAAATTGAGAGCCAGTGTGACCAACTTGGACCCGGCATGTCTGATTTG TGCAAGCAGTACATCAGCCAGTATGCTCCACTTGTTGTCCAGCAGTTTTTGTCCATG GATCCCAAGGATATCTGCAGCCTTGCTGGTTTCTGTGACTCTGTGCAGAAGGCCTTCCCcatgctgaagctgcagcctgcGCTCGCCGTGTCTGCTCCCAAAGTTTTGCCTGCTGCCAAACTCGTTCCTGCCACCAAGGTCGCCTCTGCTTCTGACAAGCTGCCCAAG GGACTGGTTCGTGTCCGTGAATCCCCAGGCTGCGCCATCTGTGAGTTTGTGATGAAGCAGTTGGAGAGCATGCTGGAGGACCAGACCACCGAG GAGGAAGTCATTCAGGCCGTAGAGAAGGTGTGCACTTTCCTGCCCTCCACGCTGACCACGCAGTGTAAGGACCTGATTGAGACGTACGGCCAGGCCATCATCGAGCTGCTGGTGCAGCAGGCTGACCCCAAGACCGTCTGCACGGTGCTGGCTCTCTGCAACGGCGCCAGCCGCGCCTTTGTTG TTCCCCTGGACAAGCCTCGCTTCAAGGAAGGAGGCTACTGTGACGTGTGTAAAATGGCCGTGAACTACATCGACGGCATCCTGGAGCAGAACGCCACCGAAGAACAGATCGAGGAGGCCGTGAGGAAAGTGTGCACCTTCCTGCCTGACGCTTACCGGAAAGAG TGCGACCAGTTGGTTGAACAGTACGAGCCGGTGctcgtccagctgctgctccagatgcTGGACCCAGACTTTGTGTGCACG aaatTGGGAGCGTGTCCTGAAGCCGTGCGCAGGCTGCTGGGGACGGAGCAGTGCGTCTGGGGACCGGCGTTCTGGTGCAAGAACATGGAGACTGCAACTCGCTGCAAT GCTGTGAGTCACTGCAAGCGCCACGTGTGGGTATAA
- the psap gene encoding prosaposin isoform X1, with the protein MLLLTLLFVSSAVATPLLGTEQCAHGPPYWCQNVKTASLCGAVPHCQQNVWNQPQMKTVPCDLCKEVLTVVAQILKDNATESEVLGYLEKACQLIPDQGLTAECKELVDDYYPILMGILTGELEDPAVVCGAMGLCKSQQSALGEVLTHEQLVSNDIPQVDLSQHVAPFLLNVPGLLYPQESSKQEAPKNEAPKEEGGEVCQDCIKLLTDAQAAAKENSSFVNAMIQKIESQCDQLGPGMSDLCKQYISQYAPLVVQQFLSMEQDPKDICSLAGFCDSVQKAFPMLKLQPALAVSAPKVLPAAKLVPATKVASASDKLPKGLVRVRESPGCAICEFVMKQLESMLEDQTTEEEVIQAVEKVCTFLPSTLTTQCKDLIETYGQAIIELLVQQADPKTVCTVLALCNGASRAFVVPLDKPRFKEGGYCDVCKMAVNYIDGILEQNATEEQIEEAVRKVCTFLPDAYRKECDQLVEQYEPVLVQLLLQMLDPDFVCTKLGACPEAVRRLLGTEQCVWGPAFWCKNMETATRCNAVSHCKRHVWV; encoded by the exons ATGCTGCTGCTAACTCTGCTCTTCGTGTCCTCAG CTGTAGCGACACCTCTGTTGGGCACTGAGCAGTGTGCTCATGGTCCCCCCTACTGGTGCCAGAATGTAAAGACGGCCTCCCTGTGTGGAGCTGTGCCCCACTGCCAGCAGAATGTGTGGAACCAGCCTCAGATG AAAACAGTGCCGTGTGACCTGTGTAAGGAGGTGCTGACAGTGGTGGCGCAAATACTTAAGGACAATGCTACAGAG TCTGAGGTTCTTGGCTACCTGGAGAAGGCCTGTCAGCTCATCCCTGACCAGGGTTTGACTGCAGAATGCAAAGAGCTGGTGGATGACTACTACCCCATCCTCATGGGAATCCTCACAGGGGAACTG GAGGATCCCGCCGTGGTGTGCGGAGCTATGGGGCTCTGCAAGTCCCAGCAGTCGGCTCTGGGTGAGGTTCTGACCCACGAGCAGCTCGTGTCCAACGACATACCTCAGGTCGACCTTTCCCAGCACGTGGCTCCCTTCCTGCTCAACGTCCCGGGACTCCTCTACCCCCAGGAGAGCTCCAAGCAGGAGGCCCCGAAAAACGAAGCTCCGAAGGAG GAGGGCGGTGAAGTGTGTCAGGACTGCATCAAGCTCCTGACCGACGCCCAGGCAGCAGCCAAAGAGAACTCCTCCTTCGTCAACGCCATGATCCAGAAAATTGAGAGCCAGTGTGACCAACTTGGACCCGGCATGTCTGATTTG TGCAAGCAGTACATCAGCCAGTATGCTCCACTTGTTGTCCAGCAGTTTTTGTCCATG GAACAG GATCCCAAGGATATCTGCAGCCTTGCTGGTTTCTGTGACTCTGTGCAGAAGGCCTTCCCcatgctgaagctgcagcctgcGCTCGCCGTGTCTGCTCCCAAAGTTTTGCCTGCTGCCAAACTCGTTCCTGCCACCAAGGTCGCCTCTGCTTCTGACAAGCTGCCCAAG GGACTGGTTCGTGTCCGTGAATCCCCAGGCTGCGCCATCTGTGAGTTTGTGATGAAGCAGTTGGAGAGCATGCTGGAGGACCAGACCACCGAG GAGGAAGTCATTCAGGCCGTAGAGAAGGTGTGCACTTTCCTGCCCTCCACGCTGACCACGCAGTGTAAGGACCTGATTGAGACGTACGGCCAGGCCATCATCGAGCTGCTGGTGCAGCAGGCTGACCCCAAGACCGTCTGCACGGTGCTGGCTCTCTGCAACGGCGCCAGCCGCGCCTTTGTTG TTCCCCTGGACAAGCCTCGCTTCAAGGAAGGAGGCTACTGTGACGTGTGTAAAATGGCCGTGAACTACATCGACGGCATCCTGGAGCAGAACGCCACCGAAGAACAGATCGAGGAGGCCGTGAGGAAAGTGTGCACCTTCCTGCCTGACGCTTACCGGAAAGAG TGCGACCAGTTGGTTGAACAGTACGAGCCGGTGctcgtccagctgctgctccagatgcTGGACCCAGACTTTGTGTGCACG aaatTGGGAGCGTGTCCTGAAGCCGTGCGCAGGCTGCTGGGGACGGAGCAGTGCGTCTGGGGACCGGCGTTCTGGTGCAAGAACATGGAGACTGCAACTCGCTGCAAT GCTGTGAGTCACTGCAAGCGCCACGTGTGGGTATAA